The sequence below is a genomic window from Harmonia axyridis chromosome 1, icHarAxyr1.1, whole genome shotgun sequence.
ACACCGAATTTTCGACTAGTTATAATAACTTAAAAATCAATCCTTTAATTCAATATTCAGACTTCAAAAACAGATGCTTATTTGTTATTGACTGTTCAAGACGTAGTGAATCTTTCAAATCATCAACGGTTGATATAAAACTTGAGATAGAGTCTAGATCAGGTTTCCCCTCCTCAACCAGAGCCTATTGCATTATTGTATACGACTGTATAATGGAGAATTTACCTTTAACTGAAACAGTTCGAAAGTTGACATCAATATGAGCACAATGATTGTTCTTGATATGCAAGGGTTTGTGATTAACAAAGAATTCATAGTGAAGGAATTGGCCGCATCAAATGGATATCAAatatatcatttcatttttaaaccaCCGATAGACTTCGAAATGTTATCAAATAAAGATCAAACCAGTGTTAGATACTTGGAACGTTTTCATCACGGAATACAATATAGTGAAGGTTTTGTGAACTATGAGGATCTGGATAACATTATTTGTGAAATTTTGTCTGGAGTTGATACTGTTTATGTAAAAGGCCACCAAAAATatgatttgttgaaaaaaatatctagatctaggacaataataattaatttggaGGATCAAAACCTAGAAAAATTTGAGAAGCAAACACCTAAATGTATGGCTCATCGAAGTGATTCGAAAAGTTGTAGCATAAATAATTGCAGAAAATTGTTCCAATGGTTAattgataataaaattattgCAAGAAACTTTACTGATAAATGGAATGGAGTTTTTAATGATAGAAATAGATTTTCCTCATTAAGATGTAGTACCTCTAAACGTGTTCcattaaataaaatatcatagttGATTTTAcgttatttctcaaaaaatttataACGAAAGATTCAAAGACTAATGTTCAAATACCTCGAGTTTTGAATATACTCATCAGTATACAGTTTGATTTCATTGGGTCACAATGTTCCTCACagcttttttgttttcactagtttcatttcattttacatcatctaatgatgaaatggaaattgCTAAAACATATTTGACAAAGTATGGATATctaataaagaataataattcAGAAACAGAATCTGTCAGATTGACTGAAtcgatattgaaatttcaagagtATTTCAAACTTTCTGAGACTGGTACCTTGACTGGTGAAACGATCAAACTAATGAAAAAGCCAAGATGCGGCGTTTCCGATTTCTTCCAATCTTACGTGACTAGGAATAAATggatgaaaaaacaaattaaatggaAATTCCTTAGAGGTAATCAGGATGATGAGTATATAGCATCTAGAGCATTTGAAATTTGGGATGTGAATTCCGGAttgtcatttttcaaaaatgataagaaCCCTGATATTCTCATCAAATACAGTTCGAGTAAACATAACATGACTAAAAATTGTGATGGTAATCGTGAATGTCCATTTTCATTTGATGGCCCTGGAACAGTATTGGCACATGCATATTTTCCTGATAATGATCGATGTgttgaaattcatattgataatGATGAAAAATGGTTCAAGAAACTTGGGTCTCCAACTTCAGGATTTACCTCTCTATATTTAGTTTTAATTCATGAAATAGGTCATGCACTAGGATTAGCTCATTCTACAGATAATACAGCTATTATGAGCCCTTATTATTCagaagatgaaataaaaaataatatattacctCGAGACAATTTGAATGCAATACAATCCTtatatggatttgaaaataataatccaacAACCGAATCTACAACAATCATAACAACACAAACCACAATGAAAACAACTAGAAATACACAGGAACCTGTCGGAAGTTATATAAAACCTAATTTATGTGAAGTAAAGAATAAAATAGAAAGGATTGTCATTATCAATAATCACATTTATCTCCTATATCAAGGCTGGGTGTGGGTGATTTCACTCGAAAATAAGATCATACATCCACCATTGAGAGCTCTAGAGTATATACCCATAGGTAATATAGATTTCAAAAAAGATTCTATCCACATATATCAGAGACCGAATGATGAAATCGGGCTATTGCATCATAATAAGTTTTATAGAATTGATTCAAGTAATTTTGGTGTGCTAACAAGTTATGAGTATAATCGGATGGGTCTCCCCCGTAATATGATAGTTCATGGGGTTTTGAATACCTATAAAGGTAAAACAtatatcttttataataatGTATATTGTGTTGAAATTGacgaatgcaatttatcaaggAAATCTGTGAGATATATTAGTGAAATATTCCCTGGAATAccgtcaaatttttcatcagtaTTCAGATATATCGATGGAAAAATCTATTTTATTAAAGATAATATGATAtatgaattcaatgaatttttcaacaaGGCTACAGGAtcatataaatttgaaatagaaacactaCTGAAATTACCTTGTCATTCAGAGGGATTACTGCAGCAATTGAAAAATCTTCTGAACAGGATCATATCGAATCAAATAATTATCAGTGACACCAAGTAGGaattaatcaaacaaaaattacttGAATATGATAAATAATCCATTCTAGTACTATTTTATACTTAAATGTATATATTAAGATTGTAATAAGAtcgatcagtttttttttttatgattatcaTATGAACGTGATATGtaatatattgaaatcaatagaGATTATTGTAAGGCTATTGTGTTTATATTTACAACTGAACTCCCGAAATACCGGACACCGGGTCGCCCGGTGGTCAGCTTTCCGGGTGACCCGGAAACCAGACCACCAGGGGGGCAGATCACCCCATTACCGGGTCACCGGGGGTCCGCCGGGTCCCCCGGGGGGTGGGGTTGGCTCATTGGGGTtcttgtctgtctgtctgtgcCCGAGCGCGCGATCCCAagcctctctctctctctccccCACCCCCGCCTTCTCCATTCTTCTACATACACATTTCGTACAGATATTACCGTCGTCGAGGTGGCCGAGAGATCCTACAGGCTGACGTCAGATTACAGACACAGGAAGTCCAAGTTCGAATCCGAACGGGGGAATCTCgagtttttttaaaaattacataTCATCACGAAAACAAGGTCGTCAGTGAGTGTGCGGTCAGGTGTGGTCATCCTTATCAGCGATTGCGCCAAATCGcacttttgaaatattcaccTAGCACGTATAGGAGACCTATTGCGTCACTTCCGGCGGAGAACCCGCTTTGTTTCTCTACTCTCATTGTATTATTGCTCTTCGGTAACATTTGCGTATTTGCGTAAAATAAGGAACACCGTATGGCAAACAAGAATATAATGTATTTAGGGCGCGTTCGGTTATTACCTCGGACCGCTCGGACGTCTCTaaactagggctgggaatcatgaatgaatgatttgaatattcgaataatcattgaataatcactgaataatcattgaataatcactgaataatcattgaataatcactgaataatcattgaataatcactgaataatcattgaataatcattgaataatcactgaataatcattgaataatcactgaataatcattgaataatcaacgaatatgaatattcatgactactcatgaataatcaagcatgaatatttgtttgaatgatttattcgaataatcgaataaatttatggatgaatattcgaatacaaaaaggcgaaaaagtcccagccctagtcACAACCGTCGCCTCTCATGAGGAGGACAGGAGCTCGGAAGTAGGAAGCGTGTCCGCTTATAGAAGTGGCCCACCCCGAGGCCCACCCTTGCGTCTGGGAGTGAGACGAGTAGAGAGGTCAGGAAAGACTTGATTTCCAATAAAGAAAGTTCTTCCGGAAGTGTGGATGATGATGCTAGATTAACATTCATTTCCGGAGACCTTTTCTTGACGAGAAGAATATGCCTCGTTCATTATATCAGCGCAGATGCGCAAATATCGAAAGGAATTGCTGTGGAATTCGCGTCACGCTTCGGGGATCGCAAGAAAATGCGAGATCTGGGGACACTCACATGTCCAGGAGCATACTTTCTGAATCCGGACGAGGATACCGATAAGTTTAgagtagggctgggactttttcgtctttttgtattcgaatattcatccataaatttattcgattattcgaataattcattcaaacaaatattcatgcttgattattcatgagtagtcatgaatattcaactattcgttgattattcaatgattattcagtgattattcaatgattattcagtgattattcaatgattattcagtgattattcaataattattcagtgattattcaatgattattcagtgattattcaatgaatatttagtcaatattcagtgattaaactcatgttttaatgaaccaataaaccgagcgttttgatgagtgaatataccctttgcgacgtggtataatcgttttggtgttttgcctctcgccatatacgctctattagtgtgacgtcacacaccgccatttttggttctcctgtcagtgttcggaatccaaacaaataaattgtcattcaaattagtacggtctcgtttttataatcaaattgtcgtttggtaaatacagagatttttttatcacatgaaaacgtacaaaatacaatagatccttaaatagacgcagtaaaaccttcgCTGGGACAATGCAATCTACATTCTACATAGACCCTTTACAGGTCTAaaggtacaaaaagaatgatcgagcggattctgagaacattgaatttttcaagaatacaCATACTGATCAATTatacggaattttcaaaaaactttgttttctgattcagtttgtTAGGGAAGGATGTTACTTCAGTCTCAgtcgatgtgtgtacattttaagaccatagatttaaaagaatataaagattcgtcggttcgcaattcagaatacataaaacaatatttgaccactgaaatagagcaaTGTCTAGAAATGTCAATGCATACGGAATAGGAAGGCAAGGTTACATTtacgaatgtagaatcttatactattattattagaactctttattggtaaattcatatgttagaatcttatattccatttttatatttttttattgatgaaatccaaattttattaatttttctttggctgAATATCTTTTTCTActactattaaatgaataataattttaattcaattgtatctatctatttcaatattaagtaatttccagtaattttaatattaataaaacgatttgtccgtagtgaatcacaaaaccttgttttaatcattcctgaatagtgagtcaagtgatcattcaaactttcattcgtaacttcataaatatctaactactcactgaatagaaaactattcactgaataatcagtgaatactcaactattcactgattattcatgaatagaaaagtagtcattgattatt
It includes:
- the LOC123683882 gene encoding matrix metalloproteinase-18-like encodes the protein MTKNCDGNRECPFSFDGPGTVLAHAYFPDNDRCVEIHIDNDEKWFKKLGSPTSGFTSLYLVLIHEIGHALGLAHSTDNTAIMSPYYSEDEIKNNILPRDNLNAIQSLYGFENNNPTTESTTIITTQTTMKTTRNTQEPVGSYIKPNLCEVKNKIERIVIINNHIYLLYQGWVWVISLENKIIHPPLRALEYIPIGNIDFKKDSIHIYQRPNDEIGLLHHNKFYRIDSSNFGVLTSYEYNRMGLPRNMIVHGVLNTYKGKTYIFYNNVYCVEIDECNLSRKSVRYISEIFPGIPSNFSSVFRYIDGKIYFIKDNMIYEFNEFFNKATGSYKFEIETLLKLPCHSEGLLQQLKNLLNRIISNQIIISDTK